In the genome of Palaemon carinicauda isolate YSFRI2023 unplaced genomic scaffold, ASM3689809v2 scaffold312, whole genome shotgun sequence, the window taacaaagaggccaaggttgcactctcgccctgctagacaacaagaGCAACTTCCCATGAccccggtgccccagatggtggcaaagccccaacccacctaccagatggtaccccagcaggtggtgactcagtcaccagccttcactcccgcctatgagaggcagaccactacctttcgccctcaaggtagagggtcaaatagaggttcctctagacgtccctcgagaggaagagggggtaggggaggacgcgttcaaggaggcaagccctccggaaaccagaagcaatgagatgtttCCAGTAGGAGGAAGAGTCCAActattccgggatcgttggaccttcgatccctgggcccacagcctaatcaagaacggactaggttggagctggaagactgctccaccatcatttcctcaattcttccaacactcctcccccattctggaagaatatacccgagaactcgtgagcaaacaggtgataaggagggcaaagtccatcaaattccaagggaggctgttttgtgttcccaagaaggactcagacaaactcagagtcattctggatttgtcgccactcaacaagttcatagaaaacgacaagttcaagatgctgacccatcaacacataaggaccctactgcccaaaagggcatacatagtctccatagacatggcagatgcctgttggcacattccgatcaatcgccaactctcctgctacctaggattcaggctgcaaaaaaagaaagtacgctttcagagccatgcccttcggactaaacatagccccaaggatctccacgaagcttgcagaagcagtcgttcaacaactacgcctagaaggtgtccaggtgatgtcctacatggacgattggctggtgtgggcagcatccgtgacgaaatgcatgcaagcatccaagaaagtgatccagttcttggaacatctaggattcaagatcaacaccaaaaagtctcgactatctccagctcagaagtttcaattgctaggtatacattggaacttatagtcacatcgcctctccagtccacataagactgattcttgacagcgaggtggtaatgagatgcctgattcgtcaaggctcgagatcacctcaactcaaccaggtaatgttggccatcttccgcttagcggaaaagaagagatggcacttatcagcagttcaccttcaagggttccgcaatgtgatggcggacgctttATCTACgctaacgccgatagagtcagaatggtccctagacgcaatatcattctccttcatcttacatcaagtcccggaactgcagatcgacctcttcgcgatgagcgacaacaagaaacttcctcggtatgtggccccatacgaggaccctctagcggaagcaatggacgccatgtccctcgactggaacagatggaccaggatttatctgttccctccatccaacctgctgatgaaggtcctcaacaagctgagaacTTTTCAGGGAACAGcacccctagtggctcccaagtggcccaggagcaactggttccctcttgtATTGGAATTGCAActgaggctgattcccctgccggacccagttttgtctcaacaaatacagaagtcgactgtctttgcttcattacagaaaacctaagaccttcatctcatgattttctctccctagcagtaagataaaggtttgggatctcgaaaaaaaGTATAGACTTCCCtaaggaatataagtctaaatctaccagaaggcaatatgagtcgtcttggaagaagtgtggggcttttgtcaaggcaagaaaaccaaaagaaatctcgacagatttctgtttacctttctttattcatattcatgaacaaggtttagcagccaacacgataactacgtgtaaatcagccttgactagacccttgcttcacgctttccaagtagacttttctaatgaaatttttaacaagatccctaaggcctgtgcttgGCTTAGGCctgtagcacctccaaagcccatttcatggtccttagatAAAGTACTACATTTTGCTCCGATATTGAACAACgaaaattgctctctgaaagatttgactcaaaaagttatattcttgtttgctctagcctcaggggctagagttagtgaaatagtggccctttctcgggaagagggccagATCCAGTTTACTGAAactggagaactgaatctctttcctgacccaacgtttctcgccaagaatgagctacccaccaagagctggggtccctggagaatctgccctctgaaggaagatgtctcgctgtgtccagtggagtgtctaaaggtctatcttcgtagaacttcagacttcaggggaggacagctctttaaaggagaaatatcgggctaaaacttatccctgaaacaactaagggcgaagatcacctacttcatttgcagagcggatcctgatagtacacccacaggtcatgatcctaggaaaattgcttcattgttaaattttttccagctcatggattttgaGGGCCTTCACTCGTTTTTTGGATGGAAGTCATACAGGgtgtttttcaagcactacgcgaagcaagtgcatgaatgaaagagatatgtggtggcagcaggtagtgtactaaaacctgtggcttagttctgcgaggaacagtgaattatttgggactataattctatggggtgtacatgttggcacattatagtgcaacatCGTAATTGAAATGTCATGAAAATGACATTATGGTCCTTTCCAGTGTTTAatggtgaagaaacatagacttaacactagtgtcgtgtgtttttacacaagtgtaaatagaccgACTTTCTCAGAaaagtattagaaaattattaaattttcaattgagtggcatgaacttttgttttcagatgaaacaagtatttctgatctggcctgtattttctatgtttataaattctattcgcttgcattttttatgttattatgaaatgtatgctgaattattATTTATCGATTGACAATAAATGTCTAATCGTTTTTTGCGTCTTATTTCCccccaaacatatataaataaagttatgtatgagcattacttcttattccttactattctgcataatAACATTGAACAatggtagtaactttgttcctaaatgtaaACAAACCCTTTTCTGACCTTGTTTCGATACGGATATAAACTTGTCTGTTGTGGTATGCAGCTGGGCTGATATACCTTAGAGGCTACGATGGCTTATGTGAACCTGTGTTCATTTTTAAAATACAAACTTTCGCTAAaggcatacagcgagacctgttggttgctaggttggtcatatttAATATGCAAACTTCTAGAACAGAGcactctatttcacatgtatgtattttttaggAGGTTAGTTATGTACTGCACTTATTTCATACACTCTCATACGCTGTAATGCTAttgctctttttttctatctttcgcTCTCTCCCACAAATAGAAAAACCTATTTAcgtttgccattgcatgtttcaaattttttgaatttttgtgccatggttgccctcaaccgtttgtacaTAGGCtggttatcttgttgaataaaggcaCTTACACTCACCTTGCCCCTCTGGTAGTACCTGACAGCTACCTCACGACCCTACCAACCCATTATTCTTATAATTGGTATGTGATTCTTTCTGACGTCCCGTGTAGGGGTTACGAATTTTCTTTATATGGGACGGTGATATTCATGTATGACCCAGGGCCTATGACTTTCTCTTATTAGAAACAGATAGGGGGCGATAGTGGTCTTTCTTTGCTTCTCCACAGATCAGGACTGGAACAGTTCCAGGGAAGTTACAGAACCTTCCACATTTGGTTTTAAGGGGATTTCCAGCCATCTAATCAGTGAGTCTCCTCaaataaaggactcaggtttgtatggatcgaaaaaaatacaaattaccttgaaattttttttattttaatttagaaaattgtcattttatttcagaaaactcCAACATTTTCATCTTGCCCTTTTCCAATGATAGTTGTTCTCTTATTATTTCAGAATTTTCATCTCAAAGGAAATAATCATCCACCTCTTGTTACAAGATTGTGTAAAATATCGGAAGATATCTGCAAAAGATACAGGACTGGGaaaaagtaagaagaagaagagatacaggaatgggaaaaaagaagaaaggtcTGTGTAGATTCATGCAGTAAGAATTAGAAGTTTAGTATTAAATTGATCTTTAAACACTCTTGGAGATCATATTGCAGAGGATGTCATCCAGTAATAGGGAGAGGATGGAAAACTCTGAATCATCAGAAATTTCAATAAAAAGCGAAATTGAAGATTCCTTTTCACGCTCTGCAGTCAAGTTGGAAAATGATGATTTTATGGACAGTGTTGGACTCTTTGATGATGACTCTCTTTTCATGGATCCagacatggaattcaaagcagagccagaatttgaagcagagccagaaatatttgagtcaaccgaaggtgacatgaaatattctttcgactctgatgcatcagtgagtgaggaggatttacaaatcagcaaaagggaagtcaataaagaggaggaggagaagagtgtAAAGACAGGTGTGAAAGAGGAATGTGGCATACAGTTGGGATCCAgaaggaaagaggacaaaggaaagggaagaggaagagggaaagaaCGTTTACAGAATAAGGAGGAGCAGATCGAAAACAGTGGCTGTGAAAAACCTCTTTGTCAAGAAATTGATTCCAAAAGTGGGAATTATGAAAAACAATCTATTGGAGTAGTTAAACCCCCCAACACTCACAAACTAATTCACACTGGAAGCCAGTTCAGATGCAGAGaatgtgacaaaacattttctaaGGAAGTTGATCTTAATGCACATTATAAAACTCACACCAGGAGGAAGTCATTCAAGTGTAGTGAATGTGATAAAGCATTTTCTCATAAAAACATTCTCACAGAccatcatagaattcatactggggagaagccatttaagtgcagtgtctgtgacaaagcattttctcagagagcTCATCTCACacagcatcatagaattcacactggggagaagccatttaagtgcagtttcTGTGATAAAACTTTTTCTCGGAAAAATAATCTCATAGagcatcataaaattcatactGAGACGAAGCCATTTGAGTGCcgtttctgtgacaaagcattttctcagagagcTTATCTCACaaagcatcatagaattcacactggggagacaCCATTCAagtgcagtttctgtgacaaagcattttctcagagatCTCATCTCACacagcatcatagaattcacactggggagaagccatttaagtgcagtgtctgtgacaaagcattttctattAGAAGTAATCTCACACAGCATCATAATATTCACACTGGGGAGACGCCATTTAAGTGCaatttctgtgacaaagcattttctcagagagATTATCTCACaaagcatcatagaattcacactggggagaagccatatAAGTGtagtttctgtgacaaagcattttctcagagagcTAATCTCACAACGCATCATAGAATTCACAatggggagaagccattcaagtgcagtgtctgtaaCAAAGCCTTTTCTCAGAGAGTTAATCTCACACATCATAATAAAATTCATACTCGGGTCGTCCAGCGCATCCCTCAGGTTGCGAATGGGGGCACCCCCTCCCTATGAATAATTAAGGTGAGGGCAGCTTCGAATAAGATAAGAAGCTGTGGAAAATGAGGAACTCAAATAAAAAGATGTGAAGCAATGAGCAAAGATGCTGGAAAGGTACCGACCAGAATAAACGGTCCCCGTAAATTTTTCCTGCACTAGGCGGGTTATTATGAGCGATGGTGCAACTTCAATCCGTGCATC includes:
- the LOC137636496 gene encoding zinc finger protein 454-like → MSSSNRERMENSESSEISIKSEIEDSFSRSAVKLENDDFMDSVGLFDDDSLFMDPDMEFKAEPEFEAEPEIFESTEGDMKYSFDSDASVSEEDLQISKREVNKEEEEKSVKTGVKEECGIQLGSRRKEDKGKGRGRGKERLQNKEEQIENSGCEKPLCQEIDSKSGNYEKQSIGVVKPPNTHKLIHTGSQFRCRECDKTFSKEVDLNAHYKTHTRRKSFKCSECDKAFSHKNILTDHHRIHTGEKPFKCSVCDKAFSQRAHLTQHHRIHTGEKPFKCSFCDKTFSRKNNLIEHHKIHTETKPFECRFCDKAFSQRAYLTKHHRIHTGETPFKCSFCDKAFSQRSHLTQHHRIHTGEKPFKCSVCDKAFSIRSNLTQHHNIHTGETPFKCNFCDKAFSQRDYLTKHHRIHTGEKPYKCSFCDKAFSQRANLTTHHRIHNGEKPFKCSVCNKAFSQRVNLTHHNKIHTRVVQRIPQVANGGTPSL